Proteins encoded together in one Quercus lobata isolate SW786 chromosome 3, ValleyOak3.0 Primary Assembly, whole genome shotgun sequence window:
- the LOC115979966 gene encoding putative pentatricopeptide repeat-containing protein At1g12700, mitochondrial isoform X2: MENKGYQPNVITCGTIVNGLCKNGQTGVAIKLLRMLEKRNFEQNVVRYSTVIDSLCKDKLVTEALNLLSEMMSKGIQPNVVTYSCIIQGLCNSGRWREAATFLNEMLQRKIMPNVRTFNILVDTLCKKGMLTEAKEVFEVMIQRGTKLDKVTYNSLIDGYCLQNQMDEAVKAFNMMVEKGCSPDVFSYNILINGYCKSKKIDEAMRLFHEMSNKGMIPNVVTYNTLIGGLCQVERVLTALELFNTMRACGQHPDPQTYAILLDGFFKNRRIAEAMALFQEMEDKRLDCDIVIYNILIDGFCNVGELTTAREIFSGLPAKGLKPNVWTYTIMIKRFCKNGLVVEASELLEKMDGKGCSPNDHTYNSIIQGLLQNGETSKATKYLKMMVDKGFSANATTATMFIDLLSSNQVDENIQELLLKFV; encoded by the coding sequence ATGGAGAACAAAGGGTACCAACCTAATGTAATTACTTGTGGGACGATAGTAAACGGTCTGTGTAAGAATGGCCAAACTGGTGTGGCTATTAAGTTGCTCAGGATGCTTGAAAAAAGGAATTTTGAACAAAATGTGGTGCGTTATAGCACGGTCATTGACAGTTTATGTAAGGACAAATTGGTAACAGAGGCTTTGAACCTTTTATCTGAAATGATGAGTAAAGGCATTCAGCCAAATGTTGTCACTTACAGTTGCATAATTCAAGGACTATGCAATTCTGGCCGGTGGAGGGAGGCTGCTACCTTTTTGAATGAGATGCTTCAAAGGAAGATCATGCCAAATGTGCGAACCTTCAACATATTGGTGGACACACTTTGCAAGAAAGGGATGTTGACTGAGGCAAAAGAAGTTTTTGAAGTGATGATTCAAAGAGGCACTAAGCTTGACAAAGTCACTTACAATTCTTTGATTGATGGTTATTGTTTGCAAAACCAAATGGATGAGGCAGTTAAGGCATTTAATATGATGGTTGAGAAGGGTTGTTCACCTGATGTGTTTAGTTATAACATATTGATCAATGGATAttgcaaaagtaaaaaaattgacgAGGCAATGCGTCTGTTTCATGAAATGTCCAACAAGGGAATGATTCCTAATGTAGTGACTTACAACACTCTTATAGGTGGGTTATGTCAAGTGGAGAGAGTCCTAACTGCACTAGAGCTATTCAATACAATGCGAGCTTGTGGCCAACATCCAGATCCCCAAACCTATGCCATCTTGTTAGATGGCTTTTTTAAGAATAGACGAATTGCTGAGGCAATGGCATTATTTCAGGAGATGGAAGACAAAAGGCTGGACTGTGATATTGTGATATACAACATCTTGATTGATGGTTTTTGCAATGTTGGGGAACTTACAACTGCAAGAGAAATCTTTAGTGGCCTTCCTGCAAAAGGATTGAAACCTAATGTTTGGACTTACACTATAATGATCAAAAGATTTTGCAAGAATGGACTAGTTGTTGAAGCGAGTGAGCTGCTTGAGAAAATGGATGGCAAAGGTTGTTCACCTAACGATCACACATATAACTCAATAATTCAAGGGTTATTGCAAAATGGTGAGACATCAAAGGCAACGAAATATCTCAAAATGATGGTTGACAAGGGATTTTCAGCAAATGCGACCACTGCAACCATGTTTATTGACTTGCTGTCATCAAATCAAGTAGATGAAAATATTCAAGAATTGCTTCTGAAGTTCGTGTGA
- the LOC115979966 gene encoding putative pentatricopeptide repeat-containing protein At1g12700, mitochondrial isoform X1 has translation MLHMHPLPFIGDFTLFLGAIARMKHYSVVVTLIKRMESFRISPNVYTLNVLINCFCHLNQVDFGFSIIATILKLGYKPDCITLTTLAKGLCLKGNISGAVRLVEEMENKGYQPNVITCGTIVNGLCKNGQTGVAIKLLRMLEKRNFEQNVVRYSTVIDSLCKDKLVTEALNLLSEMMSKGIQPNVVTYSCIIQGLCNSGRWREAATFLNEMLQRKIMPNVRTFNILVDTLCKKGMLTEAKEVFEVMIQRGTKLDKVTYNSLIDGYCLQNQMDEAVKAFNMMVEKGCSPDVFSYNILINGYCKSKKIDEAMRLFHEMSNKGMIPNVVTYNTLIGGLCQVERVLTALELFNTMRACGQHPDPQTYAILLDGFFKNRRIAEAMALFQEMEDKRLDCDIVIYNILIDGFCNVGELTTAREIFSGLPAKGLKPNVWTYTIMIKRFCKNGLVVEASELLEKMDGKGCSPNDHTYNSIIQGLLQNGETSKATKYLKMMVDKGFSANATTATMFIDLLSSNQVDENIQELLLKFV, from the coding sequence ATGCTTCACATGCACCCTTTGCCTTTCATTGGAGATTTTACTCTATTTTTGGGTGCCATTGCAAGAATGAAGCATTACTCTGTAGTTGTTACTCTAATTAAACGAATGGAATCATTCAGAATCTCTCCCAATGTTTATACTCTCAATGTTTTGATTAATTGCTTCTGCCATCTGAACCAGGTCGATTTTGGTTTCTCTATCATCGcaacaattttgaaacttggCTATAAGCCAGACTGTATAACTCTAACCACTCTTGCCAAAGGCCTCTGTCTTAAAGGTAATATTTCTGGAGCTGTGAGGTTGGTAGAGGAAATGGAGAACAAAGGGTACCAACCTAATGTAATTACTTGTGGGACGATAGTAAACGGTCTGTGTAAGAATGGCCAAACTGGTGTGGCTATTAAGTTGCTCAGGATGCTTGAAAAAAGGAATTTTGAACAAAATGTGGTGCGTTATAGCACGGTCATTGACAGTTTATGTAAGGACAAATTGGTAACAGAGGCTTTGAACCTTTTATCTGAAATGATGAGTAAAGGCATTCAGCCAAATGTTGTCACTTACAGTTGCATAATTCAAGGACTATGCAATTCTGGCCGGTGGAGGGAGGCTGCTACCTTTTTGAATGAGATGCTTCAAAGGAAGATCATGCCAAATGTGCGAACCTTCAACATATTGGTGGACACACTTTGCAAGAAAGGGATGTTGACTGAGGCAAAAGAAGTTTTTGAAGTGATGATTCAAAGAGGCACTAAGCTTGACAAAGTCACTTACAATTCTTTGATTGATGGTTATTGTTTGCAAAACCAAATGGATGAGGCAGTTAAGGCATTTAATATGATGGTTGAGAAGGGTTGTTCACCTGATGTGTTTAGTTATAACATATTGATCAATGGATAttgcaaaagtaaaaaaattgacgAGGCAATGCGTCTGTTTCATGAAATGTCCAACAAGGGAATGATTCCTAATGTAGTGACTTACAACACTCTTATAGGTGGGTTATGTCAAGTGGAGAGAGTCCTAACTGCACTAGAGCTATTCAATACAATGCGAGCTTGTGGCCAACATCCAGATCCCCAAACCTATGCCATCTTGTTAGATGGCTTTTTTAAGAATAGACGAATTGCTGAGGCAATGGCATTATTTCAGGAGATGGAAGACAAAAGGCTGGACTGTGATATTGTGATATACAACATCTTGATTGATGGTTTTTGCAATGTTGGGGAACTTACAACTGCAAGAGAAATCTTTAGTGGCCTTCCTGCAAAAGGATTGAAACCTAATGTTTGGACTTACACTATAATGATCAAAAGATTTTGCAAGAATGGACTAGTTGTTGAAGCGAGTGAGCTGCTTGAGAAAATGGATGGCAAAGGTTGTTCACCTAACGATCACACATATAACTCAATAATTCAAGGGTTATTGCAAAATGGTGAGACATCAAAGGCAACGAAATATCTCAAAATGATGGTTGACAAGGGATTTTCAGCAAATGCGACCACTGCAACCATGTTTATTGACTTGCTGTCATCAAATCAAGTAGATGAAAATATTCAAGAATTGCTTCTGAAGTTCGTGTGA